The following coding sequences lie in one Haematobia irritans isolate KBUSLIRL chromosome 3, ASM5000362v1, whole genome shotgun sequence genomic window:
- the mRpL38 gene encoding mitochondrial ribosomal protein L38 has product MAFSSLIVKTQLQQSLRHQVPLILSRRHGHTIRGKPPGVAKTLEQRLQEQNKVDPELTARVNIGLPKLKQPRSEVFKNRWNHIKAQRANSELEKKARSQQMLIDLNEVEKDYNDTTRGYDLRIIADHYGIFEDLFGAAYFVPRVNLNIRYQANEDTLVPVYNGNIIKPLEARHVPLVSFDGTSDPITGKQQKGDSYWTLVATNPDGHFTQSNKEYVHWFVSNIPNGDVQKGDVIVNYLAPFPPKGIGYQRFVFVLYKQNKKLDFSSMKLADADYVNLEKRTFKTYDFYRQYQDDITPAGLAFYQTDYDKSLTEFYHNVLNLKEPIFEYDFPEPYLADQKFFPLRQAFNLYMDRHRDIKQVNKEFLERKLAKTHPFEGPEKPLLYPNAHPIKNKPSWLRTEIRKERLKIGRINDY; this is encoded by the exons ATGGCATTTAGCAGTTTAATTGTTAAAACACAGCTTCAACAGAGTTTGCGACATCAGGTTCCTCTCATTTTGAGTAGACGGCATGGACATACGATACGAGGAAAACCACCCGGTGTAGCAAAAACACTTGAACAACGTTTGCAAG AGCAAAATAAAGTCGATCCTGAATTGACCGCTCGTGTAAATATTGGCTTGCCCAAATTGAAACAACCTCGATCAgaagtttttaaaaatcgatGGAATCATATCAAAGCACAACGTGCCAACAGCGAGTTGGAGAAGAAGGCAAGAAGTCAACAAA tgcTAATCGATTTAAATGAAGTGGAAAAAGATTACAATGATACAACACGTGGATATGATTTACGTATCATTGCCGATCACTATGGGATATTTGAAGATCTCTTTGGAGCAGCATATTTTGTGCCAAGAGTTAATTTGAATATACGT TATCAAGCTAACGAGGATACCTTAGTTCCTGTATACAATGGTAATATAATTAAACCTTTGGAAGCCAGACATGTACCATTGGTGTCTTTCGATGGAACCAGTGATCCAATAActggaaaacaacaaaaaggagATTCCTATTGGACTCTAGTAGCTACAAATCCGGATGGACATTTTACCCAAAGCAATAAGGAATATGTTCATTGGTTTGT ATCAAATATACCAAATGGCGATGTACAAAAGGGTGATGTCATTGTAAATTACTTAGCTCCATTTCCACCCAAAGGCATAGGATATCAGCGTTTCGTTTTCGTTCTTtacaagcaaaataaaaaacttgattttagtTCGATGAAATTAGCTGATGCAGATTATGtgaatttggaaaaacgaaCATTTAAAACATATGACTTCTATCGTCAATATCAAGATGACATTACACCAGCTGGTTTGGCTTTCTATCAAACGGATTATGATAAATCATTGACCGAATTTTATCACAATGTTTTAA aTTTGAAGGAACCCATTTTCGAATATGATTTCCCAGAACCATATCTAGCAGACCAGAAATTCTTCCCCCTACGTCAAGCCTTCAATCTGTATATGGATCGCCATCGTGATATCAAACAggttaataaagaatttttggaaCGTAAGCTggctaaaactcatccgtttgaAGGACCAGAAAAACCATTACTTTATCCCAATGCCCATCCCATTAAGAATAAGCCATCATGGTTGCGCACAGAAATTCGAAAGGAACGTTTGAAAATTGGTCGTATTAATGACTATTGA